From one Rhizobium sp. CIAT894 genomic stretch:
- a CDS encoding SDR family oxidoreductase, which yields MNILILGATGFIGSAVAARLLEDGHVITGLGRNSGRARLREPSILWISANLAEMTDAADWASVLDGQQIVVNSAGALQDGLSDDLAATQERAMIALQGAARMAGVKLIVQISARTDGAGRDRPFLATKRAADLALAASGIPYVILRPALVLGRNAHGGTALLRSLATFPLVLPLIHADSPVETVAVEDVAAAVSAAISGTLPSGSDIELAAEERQTLASLVKLHRAWLGLPDAPVISIPPILARPVTWLADMAGHLGWRSPLRSTAMTIMSEGISMDRAPPSGLTTLSAAATLSANPSGVQDLWFARLYLLKPLVITGLSAFWLLSGLIPLLALEKTSAHFLPFMPEAAATTLTLATCLIDAALGAAVLVRPLAKRALLSMLTVSVAYLTGASLLEPALWLDPLGVLVKVLPSILLTLTALATLDER from the coding sequence ATGAATATTCTCATTCTCGGTGCTACAGGCTTTATCGGTTCGGCGGTCGCGGCGAGATTGCTAGAGGATGGCCATGTCATCACCGGACTTGGCCGCAATTCCGGCCGGGCGCGCCTCCGCGAGCCCAGCATCCTCTGGATCAGCGCAAATCTGGCTGAGATGACCGACGCGGCCGACTGGGCGTCGGTGCTTGATGGCCAACAGATTGTCGTCAACAGCGCTGGCGCCTTGCAGGACGGCCTGTCTGATGACCTTGCTGCCACGCAGGAACGGGCGATGATCGCGCTGCAAGGAGCAGCGCGCATGGCCGGCGTGAAGCTAATCGTTCAGATATCGGCGCGCACTGACGGCGCCGGTCGTGACCGGCCGTTTCTAGCGACCAAGCGCGCCGCCGACCTCGCGCTTGCGGCAAGCGGCATTCCCTACGTGATCCTGCGCCCAGCGCTGGTGCTCGGCCGAAACGCCCACGGCGGCACGGCGCTGCTGCGTTCCCTCGCTACCTTCCCCCTCGTCCTGCCGCTCATCCACGCCGACAGCCCGGTCGAAACCGTCGCCGTCGAAGATGTCGCCGCCGCAGTCTCAGCCGCAATCTCCGGCACGCTCCCCTCCGGCAGCGATATAGAACTGGCAGCCGAAGAACGGCAAACGCTCGCAAGCCTCGTCAAACTCCACCGCGCCTGGCTCGGCCTGCCGGATGCACCAGTCATTTCCATTCCGCCCATTCTTGCAAGGCCGGTCACATGGCTTGCGGATATGGCCGGTCATCTCGGCTGGCGCTCGCCGCTACGCTCCACGGCCATGACCATTATGTCCGAAGGTATCAGCATGGATCGCGCGCCACCATCAGGCCTGACGACTCTCTCGGCAGCGGCAACACTCTCGGCCAATCCCTCCGGCGTGCAGGATCTCTGGTTTGCCCGCCTCTATCTCCTGAAGCCGCTCGTCATAACAGGCCTCTCCGCCTTCTGGCTGCTCTCCGGCCTGATCCCGCTGCTGGCGCTGGAGAAGACATCGGCTCACTTCCTGCCATTCATGCCTGAGGCGGCGGCAACGACGTTGACGCTTGCGACCTGCCTGATCGACGCGGCACTCGGCGCCGCCGTGCTCGTCCGTCCGCTCGCCAAACGCGCCCTCCTCAGCATGCTGACCGTCTCTGTCGCCTATCTCACCGGCGCCAGTCTGCTCGAACCGGCGCTTTGGCTCGATCCGCTCGGCGTCCTCGTCAAGGTGCTGCCGTCGATCCTGTTGACGCTGACGGCCCTTGCCACCCTGGACGAACGTTGA
- a CDS encoding Rrf2 family transcriptional regulator, which produces MILKSQVEWALHCCAILAGLPEGRYLSTKALAELHGLPKEYLSKALQSLSQASLVDTTLGPSGGYRLARSSSEINFLDIVEAVEGKARSFTCTNIRENNPCRPAGYCDSKPCAVARIMWEADEAWRDTLRRVRLSDLVGILSEEVRPDLWQSTFEWVLKRAG; this is translated from the coding sequence ATGATCCTGAAAAGCCAGGTCGAGTGGGCGCTCCACTGTTGCGCCATTCTCGCGGGCCTGCCCGAGGGCAGGTATCTCTCCACCAAGGCGCTCGCCGAGCTTCATGGTCTGCCGAAGGAATATCTCTCCAAGGCGCTGCAAAGCCTCTCGCAAGCCTCCCTCGTCGATACCACGCTCGGCCCTAGCGGCGGCTACAGGCTTGCGAGATCCTCCTCCGAGATCAATTTCCTCGACATTGTCGAGGCGGTCGAGGGAAAGGCGCGCAGCTTCACCTGCACGAACATCCGGGAGAACAATCCGTGCCGGCCGGCCGGCTATTGCGACAGCAAGCCTTGCGCCGTCGCGCGCATCATGTGGGAGGCCGACGAGGCCTGGCGCGATACGCTGAGGCGCGTCCGGCTCTCCGATCTCGTCGGCATTCTATCCGAGGAGGTGCGGCCCGACCTCTGGCAGAGCACCTTCGAATGGGTGCTGAAGCGCGCCGGCTGA
- a CDS encoding nitrile hydratase accessory protein, translating to MNEPETPPLTQSPGLPKSPEGAPVFPEPWAADAFAMTVQLYEKGAFTWDEWTWALSRELHRAGRAEDGSDYFTCWVGALSDIIVDNNIVDIDAILETQESWQRAAEATPHGKPIELGNDPLRKS from the coding sequence TTGAACGAGCCTGAAACACCGCCGTTGACGCAATCGCCCGGCCTGCCGAAGTCGCCGGAGGGCGCCCCGGTTTTTCCCGAGCCCTGGGCCGCCGATGCCTTCGCCATGACCGTGCAACTGTACGAAAAGGGAGCCTTCACCTGGGACGAATGGACGTGGGCGCTCTCAAGGGAACTGCATAGGGCTGGCCGGGCGGAGGACGGCAGCGATTATTTCACCTGCTGGGTTGGCGCGCTATCCGACATCATCGTCGACAACAACATTGTCGATATCGACGCGATCCTCGAGACGCAGGAAAGCTGGCAGCGGGCCGCCGAAGCCACGCCGCATGGCAAGCCGATCGAGCTCGGCAACGATCCGCTGCGGAAATCATGA
- a CDS encoding cyclic nucleotide-binding domain-containing protein — MIYDALFGTPLISLIVVGFAGILVWYFLSSQRPTTRLVVQILFFAMMTLILVGSGMEPHRFQGYQSEDPQALLVVLAKSLWWVHLAWAVIGFIRLYLVLEGSPREARLLQDLVIAVVYIGMALSILAFVFGVPIGTLVATSGVVAIILGLALQNTLADVFSGIALTLGRPYVIGDWILLSDGTEGRVVESNWRATHILTSANNVVVLPNSFLAKLGLTNVSRPDETHLLVLTIRIAPTRMPASIRQIMLSALTSCNSIVHEPPPVVALKGLDATALEVELQFRVTSPSQRVPARNEVLDLVYRHCKSAGLLLAVPPAANVLTTDLPTEENAKPPSVTPLALIEAIPVFATLKADEKQKLAETTTVRQFRKGDVIVREGEMLPSLMMVRAGIIVAQREGEERGRFAPGDFFGETGLLAGMQELCALEALTPVTVYEIDQEAFAPLLTERPALAEEIAGALAGRAERFRDGAARPPEQVHNAHAILKTIRTIFRA, encoded by the coding sequence ATGATCTACGACGCGCTCTTCGGTACGCCGCTGATTTCCCTCATCGTGGTCGGCTTTGCCGGCATCCTCGTCTGGTACTTCCTCTCCAGCCAGCGGCCGACGACGCGGCTGGTGGTGCAGATCCTCTTCTTTGCCATGATGACGCTGATCCTCGTCGGCAGCGGCATGGAACCCCACCGCTTCCAAGGCTATCAGTCCGAAGACCCGCAGGCCCTGCTCGTCGTTCTCGCCAAATCGCTCTGGTGGGTTCACCTGGCATGGGCCGTCATCGGTTTCATCAGGCTGTATCTGGTGCTGGAGGGCAGCCCCCGGGAGGCCCGCCTGCTCCAGGATCTCGTCATCGCCGTCGTCTATATCGGCATGGCGCTCTCGATCCTCGCCTTCGTTTTCGGCGTGCCGATCGGAACCCTCGTCGCGACATCGGGCGTGGTCGCGATCATTCTGGGTCTGGCGCTCCAGAACACGCTCGCCGACGTCTTTTCCGGTATCGCACTGACGCTCGGCCGGCCCTATGTCATCGGTGACTGGATCCTGTTGAGCGACGGGACGGAAGGGCGCGTCGTCGAAAGCAACTGGCGTGCGACGCACATCCTGACCAGCGCAAACAACGTCGTCGTACTGCCGAACAGTTTTCTGGCGAAACTCGGCCTGACCAATGTCAGCCGGCCGGACGAGACGCATCTGCTGGTCCTTACCATACGGATTGCCCCGACGCGGATGCCGGCATCGATCCGCCAGATCATGCTCTCTGCTCTCACGAGCTGCAATTCGATCGTGCACGAACCGCCACCGGTCGTGGCGCTGAAGGGGCTCGATGCCACCGCGCTCGAAGTCGAGCTGCAGTTCCGGGTGACGAGCCCCAGCCAGCGTGTGCCGGCGCGAAACGAGGTGCTCGATCTCGTCTATCGCCATTGCAAATCCGCCGGCCTGCTTCTGGCCGTTCCACCCGCAGCCAATGTCCTGACCACCGATCTGCCGACGGAAGAAAACGCCAAGCCGCCGAGCGTGACGCCGCTTGCGCTGATCGAAGCCATTCCGGTGTTTGCGACACTGAAGGCGGATGAGAAGCAGAAGCTCGCCGAGACCACCACGGTCCGGCAATTCCGCAAGGGCGATGTGATCGTGCGGGAGGGCGAGATGCTGCCCTCGCTGATGATGGTGCGCGCCGGTATCATCGTGGCACAGCGCGAAGGCGAAGAGCGCGGGCGGTTTGCGCCAGGCGATTTTTTCGGAGAGACCGGCCTGCTCGCCGGCATGCAGGAGCTCTGCGCCCTGGAGGCCCTGACCCCGGTGACGGTCTATGAAATCGACCAGGAGGCCTTCGCGCCGCTGCTCACCGAACGTCCCGCTTTGGCCGAAGAGATCGCCGGAGCCCTCGCCGGCCGCGCCGAACGCTTCCGCGACGGCGCAGCCCGCCCCCCGGAACAGGTCCACAACGCCCACGCCATCCTCAAGACCATCAGGACCATCTTCAGAGCGTAG
- a CDS encoding DUF2269 domain-containing protein: protein MLEELLLLAHVVGATVLFGTGAGIAFFMVMAHRTRNPVLIAHVAATVVVADTVFTATAAILQPVTGYLLARIIGWELSEGWIALSLLLYVVTGLFWLPVVWIQIRLRDLARAAVASGSRLPRAYFSLYRIWFACGFPAFSAVVGILWLMLTKPSITLF from the coding sequence ATGCTTGAGGAATTGCTGCTGCTTGCCCATGTCGTCGGTGCGACCGTGCTCTTCGGCACCGGCGCCGGCATCGCCTTCTTCATGGTGATGGCGCACCGGACGCGCAATCCCGTCCTGATCGCTCATGTCGCCGCAACCGTCGTCGTCGCCGACACCGTCTTTACCGCTACCGCTGCCATTCTCCAGCCTGTAACCGGTTATCTTCTCGCCCGCATCATCGGCTGGGAGCTGTCGGAAGGCTGGATCGCCTTGTCGCTGCTGCTTTATGTTGTGACCGGCCTGTTCTGGCTGCCGGTCGTCTGGATCCAGATCCGGCTGCGCGATCTCGCCCGCGCCGCTGTGGCCTCGGGAAGCCGGTTGCCGCGGGCCTATTTCAGCCTCTACCGCATCTGGTTCGCCTGCGGCTTCCCGGCCTTTTCGGCCGTCGTCGGCATTCTCTGGCTGATGCTGACGAAACCGTCGATCACCCTATTTTAG
- a CDS encoding RNA polymerase sigma factor — protein sequence MKTPAPESFEGQVLALLPSLRRYSRSLTRSDADGEDLLQDCVEKVLARRGQWRGLNLRGWVLTIMTNLYRNGRRGKARDSLVELDAAGDMATPEPPTDPLERARLDNALNSLSEEHRAVLMLVVIEGYTYSEVAASLDIPIGTVMSRLSRARQRVTERLKADNVITLRRPK from the coding sequence GTGAAAACACCCGCACCGGAAAGTTTCGAGGGCCAGGTCCTGGCCCTCCTCCCCTCGCTCAGGCGCTATTCGCGCAGCCTGACGCGCTCGGATGCCGATGGCGAGGATCTGCTGCAAGACTGTGTCGAGAAGGTGCTGGCGCGCCGTGGCCAATGGCGCGGCCTCAACCTGCGCGGCTGGGTCCTGACCATTATGACAAATCTCTACCGCAACGGCCGGCGCGGCAAGGCACGCGACAGCCTGGTGGAACTTGACGCCGCCGGGGACATGGCCACTCCCGAACCGCCGACCGATCCGCTGGAGCGCGCCCGGCTCGATAACGCACTGAACAGCCTTTCGGAGGAGCACCGCGCCGTGCTGATGCTCGTGGTCATCGAAGGATACACCTACAGCGAGGTCGCCGCCTCCCTCGACATTCCCATCGGCACCGTCATGTCCCGGCTGTCGCGTGCCCGCCAGCGCGTCACCGAGCGGCTGAAGGCCGATAACGTCATTACGCTTCGGAGACCGAAATGA
- the nthA gene encoding nitrile hydratase subunit alpha, translating to MRHSDDHAGHDHDDHHHDNHYSDMQARVKALETLLTEKGLIDPAAIDAIVETYETKVGPRNGARVVAKAWSDPEFADRLKRDATAAIASLGFTGRQGEHMRAVFNTPDTHNLIVCTLCSCYPWSVLGLPPVWYKAPAYRSRAVIDPRGVLAEFGLTLPEEKKIRVWDSTAELRYLVIPERPKGTEGMDEAALADLVSRDAMIGTAVAGSPEALA from the coding sequence ATGCGGCACAGCGACGATCATGCAGGTCATGACCACGACGACCATCACCACGATAACCACTACTCCGACATGCAGGCTCGCGTCAAAGCGCTGGAAACTCTGCTGACGGAGAAGGGTCTCATCGATCCGGCGGCGATCGATGCGATCGTCGAGACTTATGAGACGAAGGTGGGGCCGCGAAATGGCGCGCGTGTCGTCGCCAAGGCCTGGAGCGATCCGGAATTCGCCGACCGGCTGAAGCGTGATGCGACGGCGGCGATTGCGAGCCTTGGGTTTACCGGCCGGCAGGGCGAGCATATGCGCGCCGTCTTCAACACGCCCGACACCCATAACCTCATCGTCTGCACGCTCTGCTCCTGTTATCCCTGGTCGGTGCTCGGCCTGCCGCCGGTCTGGTACAAGGCGCCGGCCTACCGCTCGCGCGCCGTCATCGATCCGCGCGGCGTGCTGGCCGAGTTCGGGCTGACGCTGCCCGAGGAGAAGAAGATCCGCGTCTGGGATTCGACCGCAGAGCTGCGTTATCTCGTCATCCCCGAGCGGCCTAAGGGTACGGAAGGCATGGACGAGGCTGCATTGGCCGATCTCGTCAGCCGCGACGCGATGATCGGGACGGCTGTTGCAGGCAGCCCGGAGGCTCTGGCATGA
- a CDS encoding anti-sigma factor translates to MNETNPIVTEADLHAYADGQMPETARARIEAYLADNPDEATMVAEWQAQNTGIRSLFSGYEKAKDTDPLLVIPPLSVSSKRKGWAIAASALVVFALGAVSGHYGPSLLEKPELQLASSETFPKQAETAFAVYATEVRHPVEVFADEEAHLATWLGKRLAIENLKIPNLLPLGFKLVGGRLLPVDGKPGAMFMYENQTGERLTVLVGRNTENRTTSFRFASSGNVETFYWIDGALGYAVTGEISRETLRAVAEECYRQFPS, encoded by the coding sequence ATGAACGAAACCAACCCGATCGTCACCGAAGCCGATCTCCACGCCTATGCCGACGGCCAAATGCCGGAAACCGCCCGCGCGCGCATCGAAGCCTACCTCGCCGACAATCCCGACGAGGCGACGATGGTCGCCGAATGGCAGGCGCAGAACACGGGCATCCGGTCGCTGTTTTCAGGTTATGAAAAGGCAAAAGACACCGATCCCTTGCTCGTCATTCCCCCGCTCAGCGTGTCGTCAAAGCGCAAAGGCTGGGCGATCGCCGCCTCGGCCCTTGTCGTCTTCGCGCTCGGCGCCGTCAGCGGCCATTATGGCCCCTCCCTTCTGGAAAAGCCGGAACTGCAGCTTGCCAGCTCCGAAACCTTCCCGAAACAGGCTGAGACGGCGTTTGCCGTCTATGCCACCGAGGTCCGCCATCCCGTCGAGGTCTTCGCCGATGAGGAGGCCCATCTCGCCACCTGGCTCGGCAAGCGCCTGGCGATCGAAAACCTCAAGATACCGAACCTGCTGCCGCTCGGCTTCAAGCTGGTCGGCGGCCGCCTGCTGCCGGTCGACGGCAAGCCGGGTGCGATGTTCATGTACGAGAACCAGACCGGCGAACGCCTGACCGTCCTGGTCGGCCGCAACACCGAAAACCGCACGACCAGCTTCCGCTTCGCCTCGTCAGGCAATGTCGAGACCTTCTACTGGATCGACGGCGCACTCGGTTACGCCGTCACCGGCGAAATCTCCCGCGAGACGCTGCGCGCAGTGGCCGAGGAATGCTACCGGCAGTTCCCGTCATGA
- the nthB gene encoding nitrile hydratase subunit beta, whose protein sequence is MNGPHDLGGQMGFGPVAPEKDEPYFHAEWEKRALGITLSCGAFGAWNIDESRHARENIPPADYLAASYYEIWIRGVETLLERHNFATREELLSGHRLQDGTAPKRVLKAEMVPAVLAKGGPCDRPVEAAPLFAAGEAVRTKNFNPATHTRLPRYARAKTGIVEAVQGSFVFPDDNAHGKGENPQWLYTVVFDGTEVWGEGADPSLTVSIDAWESYLERA, encoded by the coding sequence ATGAACGGACCGCACGATCTCGGCGGGCAGATGGGCTTCGGGCCGGTCGCGCCTGAGAAGGATGAGCCCTATTTCCATGCCGAATGGGAAAAGCGGGCGCTCGGCATCACGCTTTCCTGCGGCGCTTTCGGGGCCTGGAACATCGATGAAAGCCGGCATGCGCGCGAAAACATTCCGCCGGCCGATTATCTCGCGGCGAGCTATTACGAGATCTGGATCCGCGGCGTCGAGACACTGCTCGAACGGCATAATTTTGCGACGCGCGAGGAATTGCTGTCCGGGCATAGGCTGCAGGATGGGACCGCGCCCAAGCGGGTGCTGAAGGCCGAGATGGTGCCGGCGGTTCTTGCGAAAGGCGGGCCATGCGATCGTCCTGTCGAGGCCGCGCCGCTCTTTGCGGCCGGCGAGGCGGTGCGGACGAAGAATTTCAATCCGGCCACCCATACACGCCTGCCGCGTTATGCCAGGGCCAAGACCGGTATCGTCGAAGCGGTGCAGGGTTCCTTCGTCTTTCCTGACGATAATGCGCATGGCAAGGGCGAGAACCCGCAATGGCTTTATACCGTCGTCTTCGACGGCACGGAGGTCTGGGGCGAGGGCGCGGACCCGTCGCTGACCGTCTCGATCGATGCTTGGGAGAGCTATCTTGAACGAGCCTGA